A region of the Microscilla marina ATCC 23134 genome:
TTCAATCACCAACCCTCAGTCATTGATTAAGTCAGGAGGGTCTATATTAGTATTAGGAGTCTGTTTGCTATTGCATATTATGGCATGGCCACCAACGAAACTTACGCAAAACCATTTCCTGTAGTCGGAGCAAGTTTATCTCAGTTTATCGGAGGTATGCTATTCTTAACCTTTTTGTTATTTATTGCCGCTTTCTTGTCAATAATAGCAGCTTGGATAATAAGACTTATTCGTTAATAATTTTTATTCCAATTAAAAAGATAGCGATATGGCAAAACGAGGAGTACCAGAGGTAAACGCAGGCTCAATGGCTGATATTGCTTTCTTGTTGCTAATCTTCTTCCTTGTAACGACGAAGATTCCTAACGAGAAGGGCTTGCCCATTATATTGCCTCCTAAAAAAGACGAAAATTCATTGCAAAAAATTGAATTGCATGATAGAAATGTACTCACTGTATTGGTAAACTCAAGAAACCAACTATTGGTTGAACGTGAGCCTTTGAATATCAAAGATTTAACGGAAAAAACAATTGAGTTTATAGACAACAGGAAAAAAGACAAACATTTGTCTGACAGTCCAAAAGATGCAGTAGTATCCCTGAAAACAGACCGGGGGACAAGTTATAGACGATACATACAGGTAATGAACTCTGTACAGGCAGCTTACAATACCTTGCGTGCCAGGCACATGGGGATCACCCTTACAGAATATTTAGCCTATGACGCAAAAAAAGCCTCTAAAAAACTTCGGCAGAGGCATAAAGCGGCTAAAAAAGAGTATCCGTTAAATATCTCAGAAGCAGAACAAACATCAGTAGGAGGATAAATAATGTCAAAATTTGGTAAAAAAGAAAAAGAACAGCCGGCAATATCAACGGCATCATTACCTGACATTGTATTTATGTTGTTATTCTTCTTTATGGTAACAACTGTGATGAGAGAAACCGATGTATTGGTAGAGCAGAGCTTGCCTCAAGCTACCCAATTGACCAAGCTAGAAGATGCTTCTTTGGTAAGCTACATTTATGTAGGTAAACCTAAAGACTTCCGAAAGTATGGTAAACAACCATTGGTTCAGGTAAACGATGTATTTGTGATTGCCACCACAAAAAAGCAATTTCAAAGAACAATTGTAAAATTTGTGGAACAGGAAAGATCAAAACTTAAAGAATACCAACGTAACAAAATGACGGTATCTCTTAAAGTAGACCGCAAAGCCAAAATGGGAATTATTAGCGACGTAAAACTAAGTTTGCGTGAGGCTGATGCCCGAAAGGTAAACTATGCGGCAAGTATGGGAGTAGAGTAACACCATACTTGAAATATATTAAATACAAAAAAGCCTTCCTTAGGGAAGGTTTTTTTGTTTTATATCTATCCCACACTTGTATTTTCTTAAGCACTTATTTAGTTTAGCTATGCCTGCTAAATTATGCCGCCTTTTATTAATTTAAGTACTTGACAGTGGCCTCATGATAGCAGAAATTTGCAACTCAGTGTTGCAGCTGGTTTTAATAAATTATGGAAAAAGCACTAGACCAACTTCGTGAACAAATTGATTCGGTAGATAATCAGTTGTTAGCCTTGCTTAACCAGAGAATGTCTGTGGTACAAAAGGTAGGAGAATTAAAGAAAAGTAATAACGCAATCATTTACCGACCAGAGCGGGAAAAGTCAATTATAGACCGCCTGGAAGGTTTAAATGATGGTTTATTGACCAGAGGTATGATTGAAGCAGTTTTTTTGGAAATATTTGCGGCAAGCCGCAATTTTGAGTTACCCGAACGAGTAGGCTACTTGGGACCTCCGGGTAGTTTTACCCACCAGGCCGCTGAGGGGCGTTTTGGCGTAACCAGCGAGTACATTCCTTTGAGTAATATTCAATCGG
Encoded here:
- a CDS encoding ExbD/TolR family protein, encoding MSKFGKKEKEQPAISTASLPDIVFMLLFFFMVTTVMRETDVLVEQSLPQATQLTKLEDASLVSYIYVGKPKDFRKYGKQPLVQVNDVFVIATTKKQFQRTIVKFVEQERSKLKEYQRNKMTVSLKVDRKAKMGIISDVKLSLREADARKVNYAASMGVE
- a CDS encoding ExbD/TolR family protein, with the protein product MAKRGVPEVNAGSMADIAFLLLIFFLVTTKIPNEKGLPIILPPKKDENSLQKIELHDRNVLTVLVNSRNQLLVEREPLNIKDLTEKTIEFIDNRKKDKHLSDSPKDAVVSLKTDRGTSYRRYIQVMNSVQAAYNTLRARHMGITLTEYLAYDAKKASKKLRQRHKAAKKEYPLNISEAEQTSVGG